A single window of Culicoides brevitarsis isolate CSIRO-B50_1 chromosome 3, AGI_CSIRO_Cbre_v1, whole genome shotgun sequence DNA harbors:
- the LOC134833695 gene encoding zinc finger protein 2-like, translated as MDFVPICKLCLVKVENEQRQQILCDDTIQNLTNIITDLFGDLVFLSSAEMLALCKSCKWKLNDIQVFRKTVIKNQKRYEMKLSEYEIAAPAMDEEFLVEEEVEIKPEIYPEDSSRDISSPDDTKPELEASGKIKTLRKRAKPPTKLFKTERGCVQTAEKHEKDVEDFAIIAAHYELTCDLCPENPKFQNYREVTRHYTKAHRKRWTFTCCGMKLKDRNSAVEHALCHKNPKICESCGMQFVLKKQFKKHFYACQPRYCCFFCNQLFRRKHEISEHIQSKHVVHPKIICEICGKDFSSIGSVNAHMKRKHSEGKAVTVFEECPECGKKMQRSSLKNHINDMHKRTEPYICSDCGRTFTTRKNFMRHVRTVHVVGRKYKCTIEGCNKALLTPESLKEHIATHTGIPLYHCKYCEWSFKSAGNYYAHMRRKHPLEHAQMKQETKNKVYGVIVEGTQTVAETGKS; from the exons ATGGATTTCGTGCCAATTTGCAAATTATGTCTCGTAAAAGTCGAGAACGAGCAACGCCAACAAATTTTATGCGACGACaccattcaaaatttgaccaaTATCATCACTGATCTGTTCGGGGACTtg gtCTTTCTCTCCTCCGCTGAGATGCTCGCTCTCTGCAAAAGCTGCAAATGGAAGCTCAACGACATCCAAGTATTCCGCAAAACAGTAATAAAGAACCAAAAACGGTACGAAATGAAGTTATCCGAGTACGAAATCGCCGCACCTGCCATGGACGAGGAATTTCTCGTCGAGGAAGAAGTCGAAATCAAGCCAGAAATTTATCCGGAGGACTCTTCCAGGGACATTTCATCACCTGACGACACAAAACCCGAGCTCGAGGCATCGGGAAAAATCAAAACGTTGCGAAAACGGGCAAAACCTCCAACGAAACTCTTCAAAACGGAACGCGGTTGTGTCCAAACTGCAGAAAAGCATGAAAAAGACGTCGAAGATTTTGCGATAATTGCAGCGCATTACGAACTAACGTGCGATTTGTGTCcggaaaatccaaaatttcagaattatCGTGAAGTGACGCGACATTACACGAAGGCGCATCGGAAACGTTGGACTTTTACGTGTTGCGGCATGAAATTAAAGGATCGCAATTCGGCTGTGGAACACGCTTTGTGCCATAAAAACCCGAAAATTTGCGAATCGTGTGGCATGCAATTTGTGCTGAAAAAGCAGTTTAAGAAGCATTTTTACGCGTGTCAACCGCGATATTGTTGTTTCTTCTGCAATCAACTTTTCCGGAGGAAACACGAAATTAGCGAACACATTCAGTCAAAGCACGTCGttcatccaaaaataatttgcgaAATTTGTGGCAAGGATTTCAGCTCAATCGGGTCCGTGAATGCCCATATGAAGCGAAAACACAGCGAAGGCAAGGCGGTGACGGTATTTGAAGAGTGCCCCGAGTGCGGAAAGAAGATGCAACGCTCGAGTTTGAAGAATCACATCAACGACATGCACAAAAGGACGGAACCTTACATTTGTAGCGACTGCGGAAGGACTTTTACGACGAGGAAAAACTTTATGCGACACGTGAGAACGGTTCATGTGGTCGGCAGAAAGTACAAATGCACCATTGAGGGATGTAATAAAGCTCTTTTGACGCCGGAGAGCTTAAAAGAACATATCGCGACCCACACGGGCATCCCCTTGTACCATTGCAAGTACTGCGAATGGTCATTCAAGTCGGCAGGGAACTATTATGCGCATATGAGACGCAAACATCCGCTCGAACACGCCCAAATGAAGCAAGAAACCAAGAACAAAGTGTACGGAGTCATCGTTGAAGGCACACAAACCGTCGCGGAAACCGGAAAAAGCtag
- the LOC134833696 gene encoding protein singles bar: MPSTVIRMPNNYNSRGGQGNFGSGGIEICCGCRVCQCVHLEFLTSQAGLLKLFEVVLGSFCQTLLVQFGMSSASDIGQAFHGFLTTASACVMTSTILLICYVLSEKTYHLVRQSLFELAFNLAACFLYLSASSYMGFAVNVWLYPKYLLHTANHAYPAMTAVYYIGSIVGIVHGLDAFLSFRAFRGYG; encoded by the exons atgccttcGACAGTCATTCGCATGCCAAATAATTACAACTCGCGCGGCGGTCAAGGAAATTTCGGCAGCGGAGGCATCGAAATTTGTTGCGGATGTCGCGTGTGTCAATGTGTGCATCTGGAATTCCTCACATCGCAAGCCGGATTACTCAAATTGTTCGAAGTGGTGCTCGGGAGTTTCTGTCAAACGCTTTTGGTGCAATTTGGGATGAGTTCTGCGAGTGATATTGGACAAGCATTTCATGGATTTCTTACGACGGCTTCCGCTTGTGTCATGACCTCGACAATTCTGCTGATTTGTTATGTGCTGTCGGAGAAAACGTATCACTTGGTGCGACAAAGTTTattt gAATTAGCATTCAACTTAGCAGCATGTTTCCTGTATTTAAGTGCATCTTCCTACATGGGCTTCGCCGTCAACGTGTGGCTTTACCCGAAATACCTCTTGCACACCGCAAATCACGCTTATCCAGCAATGACTGCCGTTTAC tatATCGGATCAATTGTTGGAATAGTTCACGGCTTGGACGCATTTTTATCCTTCAGAGCATTTCGTGGATACGGTTAa
- the LOC134833694 gene encoding venom dipeptidyl peptidase 4 isoform X2, with product MPVFNHNTTIEMAHQSEQELVATKKNKLLQKFLIYGFIALIAIAIIVVLSVFLSKPPSGSSAEPIVDDGPAITLEDVLEGRLYPQGFNGSWAGKEQIIFRDAASNVVMHNIRTRETKTLIPSNLDPYNQAVSYSLSPDEKYLLIAREYRKLFRSSFSAIYDILNLDTKEVFPLTVNGSQKHLLLAEWNPKSNGIIFNYGFDLYYKKSVDTPEIRITFDGKPTVYNGVPDWVYEEEVLSSNTAYWFSPDGNLLAFMKFDDTHVPFIDIPVYGPPGLLEFQYPNSRFVHYPKSGVRNPEVSLLIANLDDLTAERRVDLTKIAPPAEVTADHIISTVAWADNTNLVSVWMNRIQNKAILRKCQLDGCETVALMESNSGWIDLFTQPLFKGDGSALAVLASQPQEGRAGAFRHLTMISTEKNGKQAALTKGKFIVTELLKWDSDTNSIFYTANLPNSSESKHLYAVKGELNAIPQCLTCSLTSRYTKKPQDYFDAEFNKDGNYFILSYKGPDIPEEHLYSYKEDESGKIQLEKVMEIETNEQLVEILESKATPNTEIHEIPIAGTDFTAKVLLQLPRNLDRSGKTKYPMLVDVYGGPDSFAVVKKFSLDWGSFMTANKSVIYARIDGRGSGLRGDLLLHEIYKKLGTVEVDDQISTAKKLSQLLPFIDPKRVGIWGWSYGGFASGMALAKDKQGVFRCAASVAPVTDWLYYDSIYTERFMDIPKNNFEAYVKSRLSTMVEGFRNKQFMLIHGTLDDNVHFQQSMALARSLEKADILFKEVSYPDEDHGLGGVRPHLYHTLGKFFEDCFEIKS from the exons ATGCCTGTATTTAATCACAACACAACAATTGAAATGGCTCATCAAAGTGAGCAG gaGCTTGTGGcaacaaaaaagaacaaattgcTGCAAAAATTCCTCATTTATGGTTTTATAGCTCTCATCGCCATCGCAATAATCGTAGTTTTAAGTGTATTTTTATCGAAACCACCAAGCGGATCATCCGCAGAGCCCATAGTTGATGATGGTCCCGCCATAACGTTAGAAGATGTACTCGAAGGGCGTCTCTATCCGCAAGGATTTAATGGTTCATGGGCTGGAAaggaacaaattatttttcgtgatgCTGCG agcAATGTCGTTATGCACAACATTCGTACCCGAGAAACGAAAACTTTGATACCTTCCAACTTGGATCCCTACAACCAAGCTGTCTCTTACAGTTTATCGCCCGACGAGAAATATCTCTTGATCGCTCGCGAGTACCGAAAACTCTTCCGCAGCAGTTTCAGTGCAATTTACGACATTTTAAACCTCGACACGAAGGAAGTCTTCCCTCTTACCGTGAACGGATCGCAAAAACACCTCCTTCTCGCCGAATGGAATCCCAAATCTAACGGAATTATCTTCAACTACGGCTTCGACTTGTACTACAAAAAATCCGTAGACACTCCCGAGATCCGCATAACCTTCGACGGAAAGCCTACCGTGTACAACGGAGTCCCCGACTGGGTTTACGAAGAAGAAGTCCTGTCCTCAAACACTGCTTATTGGTTCAGTCCCGACGGAAATCTCCTCGCCTTCATGAAATTCGATGACACGCATGTCCCCTTCATCGACATCCCGGTTTATGGTCCCCCTGGGTTGCTCGAGTTTCAATATCCGAACAGCCGATTTGTTCATTACCCGAAATCGGGCGTGAGAAATCCCGAAGTTTCGTTGTTGATTGCAAATTTGGATGATTTAACGGCGGAACGTCGTGTGGATTTGACGAAAATCGCTCCGCCAGCGGAAGTTACGGCAGATCACATAATTTCGACCGTCGCATGGGCTGACAACACGAATTTAGTGAGTGTTTGGATGAATCGGATTCAGAATAAGGCGATTTTGCGGAAATGTCAGTTGGATGGATGCGAAACGGTGGCTTTGATGGAGTCAAATAGCGGCTGGATCGATTTATTCACGCAACCCTTGTTCAAGGGAGATGGCAGTGCACTTGCTGTTTTGGCGTCGCAGCCTCAGGAAGGTCGTGCCGGAGCTTTTAGACACCTTACAATGATCTCCACGGAGAAAAATGGCAAACAAGCGGCACTTACGAAGGGAAAATTCATCGTTACAGAGCTCCTGAAATGGGATTCTGatacaaattcaattttttataccgCAAATTTGCCAAATAGCAGCGAATCGAAGCACTTGTACGCCGTTAAAGGAGAATTAAATGCCATTCCGCAATGTTTGACGTGCTCCTTGACCAGTCGTTACACGAAAAAACCTCAAGATTACTTCGATGCCGAATTCAACAAGGACGGAAATTATTTCATCTTGTCTTACAAAGGCCCGGATATCCCCGAAGAGCATCTTTACTCGTACAAAGAAGACGAATCCGGTAAAATTCAACTCGAAAAAGTGATGGAAATCGAAACCAACGAGCAACTTGTGGAAATTCTTGAATCAAAAGCGACTCCAAATACGGAAATTCACGAAATTCCGATCGCAGGAACAGATTTTACGGCGAAGGTTTTGCTTCAGCTCCCACGAAATTTGGATCGCAGCGGAAAAACGAAATATCCAATGTTGGTAGATGTCTATGGAGGACCCGATTCGTTTGCGGTTGTCAAGAAATTTTCGCTGGATTGGGGAAGTTTTATGACGGCAAATAAGTCGGTGATTTATGCGAGAATTGATGGCAGAGGAAGCGGGTTAAGAGGAGATTTGTTGCTGCATGAGATTTATAAGAAATTGGGAACTGTGGAAGTTGATGATCAGATTTCGACggcaaa aaaaCTCTCCCAACTCCTTCCCTTCATCGACCCAAAACGCGTTGGCATCTGGGGCTGGAGTTACGGCGGTTTCGCATCCGGTATGGCGCTCGCCAAGGACAAACAGGGCGTTTTCCGTTGCGCCGCAAGTGTTGCTCCCGTCACCGATTGGCTTTACTACGATTCCATCTACACGGAGCGCTTCATGGACATTCCAAAGAACAATTTCGAGGCTTACGTCAAATCGCGACTCAGTACAATGGTCGAAGGGTTCCGTAACAAGCAATTTATGTTGATTCATGGCACGCTGGATGACAATGTGCACTTCCAACAATCCATGGCGCTGGCTCGAAGTTTGGAAAAAGCCGACATTTTGTTCAAGGAAGTCAGTTATCCGGATGAGGATCATGGATTGGGAGGCGTTCGACCTCATTTGTACCACACACTCGGCAAATTCTTCGAAGATTGTTTCGAAATCAAGTCTTGA
- the LOC134833694 gene encoding venom dipeptidyl peptidase 4 isoform X1, which translates to MKYLLDQTKNYQILSQTDYKRAEDPSSDEEDAGSESDSSLDLYYSKETMANYGSYFTEELVATKKNKLLQKFLIYGFIALIAIAIIVVLSVFLSKPPSGSSAEPIVDDGPAITLEDVLEGRLYPQGFNGSWAGKEQIIFRDAASNVVMHNIRTRETKTLIPSNLDPYNQAVSYSLSPDEKYLLIAREYRKLFRSSFSAIYDILNLDTKEVFPLTVNGSQKHLLLAEWNPKSNGIIFNYGFDLYYKKSVDTPEIRITFDGKPTVYNGVPDWVYEEEVLSSNTAYWFSPDGNLLAFMKFDDTHVPFIDIPVYGPPGLLEFQYPNSRFVHYPKSGVRNPEVSLLIANLDDLTAERRVDLTKIAPPAEVTADHIISTVAWADNTNLVSVWMNRIQNKAILRKCQLDGCETVALMESNSGWIDLFTQPLFKGDGSALAVLASQPQEGRAGAFRHLTMISTEKNGKQAALTKGKFIVTELLKWDSDTNSIFYTANLPNSSESKHLYAVKGELNAIPQCLTCSLTSRYTKKPQDYFDAEFNKDGNYFILSYKGPDIPEEHLYSYKEDESGKIQLEKVMEIETNEQLVEILESKATPNTEIHEIPIAGTDFTAKVLLQLPRNLDRSGKTKYPMLVDVYGGPDSFAVVKKFSLDWGSFMTANKSVIYARIDGRGSGLRGDLLLHEIYKKLGTVEVDDQISTAKKLSQLLPFIDPKRVGIWGWSYGGFASGMALAKDKQGVFRCAASVAPVTDWLYYDSIYTERFMDIPKNNFEAYVKSRLSTMVEGFRNKQFMLIHGTLDDNVHFQQSMALARSLEKADILFKEVSYPDEDHGLGGVRPHLYHTLGKFFEDCFEIKS; encoded by the exons atgaaatatttgctagatcaaacaaaaaattatcaaatactTTCACAAACGGACTACAAACGGGCAGAAGACCCATCGAGTGATGAAGAAGACGCTGGTTCGGAAAGTGATTCTAGTCTAGATTTGTATTATTCTAAAGAAACAATGGCCAACTATGGAAGTTATTTCACGGAG gaGCTTGTGGcaacaaaaaagaacaaattgcTGCAAAAATTCCTCATTTATGGTTTTATAGCTCTCATCGCCATCGCAATAATCGTAGTTTTAAGTGTATTTTTATCGAAACCACCAAGCGGATCATCCGCAGAGCCCATAGTTGATGATGGTCCCGCCATAACGTTAGAAGATGTACTCGAAGGGCGTCTCTATCCGCAAGGATTTAATGGTTCATGGGCTGGAAaggaacaaattatttttcgtgatgCTGCG agcAATGTCGTTATGCACAACATTCGTACCCGAGAAACGAAAACTTTGATACCTTCCAACTTGGATCCCTACAACCAAGCTGTCTCTTACAGTTTATCGCCCGACGAGAAATATCTCTTGATCGCTCGCGAGTACCGAAAACTCTTCCGCAGCAGTTTCAGTGCAATTTACGACATTTTAAACCTCGACACGAAGGAAGTCTTCCCTCTTACCGTGAACGGATCGCAAAAACACCTCCTTCTCGCCGAATGGAATCCCAAATCTAACGGAATTATCTTCAACTACGGCTTCGACTTGTACTACAAAAAATCCGTAGACACTCCCGAGATCCGCATAACCTTCGACGGAAAGCCTACCGTGTACAACGGAGTCCCCGACTGGGTTTACGAAGAAGAAGTCCTGTCCTCAAACACTGCTTATTGGTTCAGTCCCGACGGAAATCTCCTCGCCTTCATGAAATTCGATGACACGCATGTCCCCTTCATCGACATCCCGGTTTATGGTCCCCCTGGGTTGCTCGAGTTTCAATATCCGAACAGCCGATTTGTTCATTACCCGAAATCGGGCGTGAGAAATCCCGAAGTTTCGTTGTTGATTGCAAATTTGGATGATTTAACGGCGGAACGTCGTGTGGATTTGACGAAAATCGCTCCGCCAGCGGAAGTTACGGCAGATCACATAATTTCGACCGTCGCATGGGCTGACAACACGAATTTAGTGAGTGTTTGGATGAATCGGATTCAGAATAAGGCGATTTTGCGGAAATGTCAGTTGGATGGATGCGAAACGGTGGCTTTGATGGAGTCAAATAGCGGCTGGATCGATTTATTCACGCAACCCTTGTTCAAGGGAGATGGCAGTGCACTTGCTGTTTTGGCGTCGCAGCCTCAGGAAGGTCGTGCCGGAGCTTTTAGACACCTTACAATGATCTCCACGGAGAAAAATGGCAAACAAGCGGCACTTACGAAGGGAAAATTCATCGTTACAGAGCTCCTGAAATGGGATTCTGatacaaattcaattttttataccgCAAATTTGCCAAATAGCAGCGAATCGAAGCACTTGTACGCCGTTAAAGGAGAATTAAATGCCATTCCGCAATGTTTGACGTGCTCCTTGACCAGTCGTTACACGAAAAAACCTCAAGATTACTTCGATGCCGAATTCAACAAGGACGGAAATTATTTCATCTTGTCTTACAAAGGCCCGGATATCCCCGAAGAGCATCTTTACTCGTACAAAGAAGACGAATCCGGTAAAATTCAACTCGAAAAAGTGATGGAAATCGAAACCAACGAGCAACTTGTGGAAATTCTTGAATCAAAAGCGACTCCAAATACGGAAATTCACGAAATTCCGATCGCAGGAACAGATTTTACGGCGAAGGTTTTGCTTCAGCTCCCACGAAATTTGGATCGCAGCGGAAAAACGAAATATCCAATGTTGGTAGATGTCTATGGAGGACCCGATTCGTTTGCGGTTGTCAAGAAATTTTCGCTGGATTGGGGAAGTTTTATGACGGCAAATAAGTCGGTGATTTATGCGAGAATTGATGGCAGAGGAAGCGGGTTAAGAGGAGATTTGTTGCTGCATGAGATTTATAAGAAATTGGGAACTGTGGAAGTTGATGATCAGATTTCGACggcaaa aaaaCTCTCCCAACTCCTTCCCTTCATCGACCCAAAACGCGTTGGCATCTGGGGCTGGAGTTACGGCGGTTTCGCATCCGGTATGGCGCTCGCCAAGGACAAACAGGGCGTTTTCCGTTGCGCCGCAAGTGTTGCTCCCGTCACCGATTGGCTTTACTACGATTCCATCTACACGGAGCGCTTCATGGACATTCCAAAGAACAATTTCGAGGCTTACGTCAAATCGCGACTCAGTACAATGGTCGAAGGGTTCCGTAACAAGCAATTTATGTTGATTCATGGCACGCTGGATGACAATGTGCACTTCCAACAATCCATGGCGCTGGCTCGAAGTTTGGAAAAAGCCGACATTTTGTTCAAGGAAGTCAGTTATCCGGATGAGGATCATGGATTGGGAGGCGTTCGACCTCATTTGTACCACACACTCGGCAAATTCTTCGAAGATTGTTTCGAAATCAAGTCTTGA